A genomic stretch from Setaria italica strain Yugu1 chromosome VII, Setaria_italica_v2.0, whole genome shotgun sequence includes:
- the LOC101764674 gene encoding probable GTP diphosphokinase CRSH1, chloroplastic, with the protein MATAAAAAAVPAGGRPCRRSRPRCGTLRLHRLRLPVVAAASSSPLDPSTSAPAPEGGGRLVAELVGAFNELTGRMGEELATSSSSRLLFRALKLALPALRDSDGGKALARALAVAASLADLQMDAEVISAGILREALDAGAVSMRDVKAQIGISTAHLLHESLRLKHAPSKLDVLDDESASALRKFCLTYYDIRAVILELALKLDIMRHLDELPKYLQRIKSLEVMKIYAPLAHAVGAGNLSLELEDLSFRYMFPHSYDHVDQWLRSQESECKALINLYKEQLLQALKADDELNRIVLDISVQGRYKSRFSTMKKLVKDGRKPEEVKDILALRVILEPRCDGNSSDWGPRACHRTHEIIQALWKEVPGRTKDYISRPKENGYQSLHVAIDVSEPGKMRPLMEIQIRTKEMHRFAVGGDASHSLYKGGLTDPGEAKRLKAIMLAAAELAALRLRDLPDSDRGVGNCKNPAFRQLDKNGDGRISIEELTEVMEDLGAGGEDATELMHLLDANSDGSLSSDEFESFQRQIELMRSLEDEDDHYRKILKEKLHTIDSAGLIHVYRKELGDKLLVS; encoded by the exons ATGgcgaccgcggccgccgccgctgccgtccccgccggcggccgtccGTGCCGCCGCTCCCGACCTCGCTGCGGTACACTGCGCCTGCACCGCCTGCGCCTccctgtcgtcgccgccgcttcGTCTTCCCCGCTCGACCCGTCCAcgtccgcgcccgcgccggagggcggcggccggctggTGGCGGAGCTGGTGGGCGCATTCAACGAGCTCACGGGGCGTATGGGGGAGGAACTGGCGACTTCCTCCTCGTCGCGCCTGCTCTTCCGTGCGCTGAAGCTAGCGCTCCCTGCCCTCCGGGACAGCGACGGCGGCAAGGCGCTGGCAcgcgcgctcgccgtcgcggctTCCCTCGCCGACCTCCAG ATGGATGCTGAAGTCATATCAGCGGGCATACTGAGAGAAGCACTAGATGCAGGAGCTGTAAGCATGAGGGATGTGAAAGCTCAGATTGGGATCAGTACAGCTCATTTGCTGCACGAGAGCTTAAGGCTCAAGCATGCTCCTTCAAAGCTTGACGTATTGGATGATGAAAGTGCTAGCGCATTGAGAAAGTTTTGTCTCACGTACTATGACATCAGGGCGGTGATATTGGAGCTTGCACTGAAGCTTGATATAATGAGACACCTTGATGAGCTTCCTAAGTATCTGCAGCGGATTAAGTCTCTTGAAGTCATGAAGATATATGCCCCACTCGCACATGCTGTTGGAGCGGGTAATCTGTCACTAGAACTAGAGGATCTTTCATTTCGTTACATGTTTCCTCATTCATATGACCATGTTGATCAATGGTTGAGAAGCCAAGAAAGTGAGTGCAAGGCCTTGATAAATTTGTACAAGGAGCAGTTGCTACAAGCACTGAAAGCTGATGACGAGTTGAACAGGATTGTACTGGACATCTCAGTTCAAGGGCGATACAAAAGCCGTTTCAGTACTATGAAGAAACTAGTAAAAGATGGCCGGAAACCAGAAGAGGTTAAAGACATACTAGCTTTGCGGGTAATCTTGGAGCCTCGATGTGATGGCAACTCATCAGATTGGGGCCCCAGGGCTTGCCACAGGACGCATGAAATCATTCAAGCTCTGTGGAAGGAAGTACCAGGTAGAACAAAAGATTATATCAGTCGGCCAAAAGAAAATGGTTACCAGAGTTTGCATGTGGCCATCGATGTCAGCGAACCTGGGAAGATGAGGCCACTAATGGAGATACAGATACGCACCAAAGAGATGCATAGATTTGCTGTTGGTGGAGACGCTTCTCACTCTCTCTACAAAGGTGGTCTTACTGATCCTGGAGAG GCTAAACGACTCAAGGCTATTATGTTGGCTGCAGCAGAGTTAGCAGCTCTGCGCCTACGTGATCTACCAGATAGTGATCGAGGAGTTGGCAATTGCAAGAACCCGGCTTTCCGTCAACTTGACAAAAATGGGGATGGGAGAATCAGCATCGAGGAGCTCACTGAGGTGATGGAGGATCTAGGTGCTGGGGGTGAAGATGCAACGGAGCTCATGCATCTCCTTGATGCAAACAGTGATGGCTCCTTGAGCTCTGATGAATTCGAGTCGTTCCAGAGACAG ATTGAACTGATGAGAAGCTTGGAGGACGAGGATGACCACTACAGGAAGATACTGAAGGAGAAGCTGCACACTATTGATAGCGCTGGTCTCATCCATGTCTACCGCAAGGAGCTGGGTGACAAATTGCTTGTGAGCTGA
- the LOC101766030 gene encoding peroxidase 5, whose translation MTRRCCVRFTTLLSLLAALLSATACLDFGFYDTRCPAAETIVQQTVAAAFRNDSGVAPAIIRMHFHDCFVRGCDGSVLIDSTTNPNNTAEKDAIPNKPSLRFFEVVDRAKAALEAQCPGVVSCADILAFAARDSVVLSGGLGYQVPAGRRDGRTSNATEALNQLPPPFFNATQLVDNFASKNLTLEDMVVLSGAHTLGVSHCDSFAGIGNLGDRIHNFSSSADGVDPSLSKAYALLLRSVCPSNSSQFFPTTTPFMDLITPNKFDNKYYVGLQNNLGLFISDAALMTNATMRTLVNSFVRSESTWKTKFAKSMLKMGQIEVMTGSQGEIRRNCRVVNPARTAGAHDDAVAGSSDSSGFTGVAAS comes from the exons ATGACTAGGCGCTGCTGCGTACGCTTCACCACGCTCCTCTCGCTCCTGGCGGCGCTGCTCTCGGCCACCGCCTGCCTCGACTTCGGCTTCTACGACACGAGATGCCCCGCCGCCGAGACCATCGTGCAGCagaccgtcgccgccgcgttcAGGAACGACTCCGGCGTCGCTCCGGCGATAATCCGCATGCACTTCCATGACTGCTTCGTCAGA GGCTGCGACGGCTCGGTGCTGATCGACTCGACGACGAACCCGAACAACACGGCGGAGAAGGATGCCATCCCCAACAAGCCGAGCCTCCGGTTCTTCGAGGTGGTCGACCGCGCCAAGGCGGCTCTGGAGGCGCAGTGCCCCGGTGTGGTCTCCTGCGCAGACATTCTCGCCTTCGCGGCCCGGGACAGCGTCGTGCTCTCAGGCGGCCTCGGCTACCAGGTGCCGGCCGGGCGCCGCGACGGCCGGACATCTAATGCAACCGAGGCGCTCAACCAGCTGCccccgccgttcttcaacgccACCCAACTGGTAGACAACTTCGCCTCCAAGAACCTCACCCTTGAGGACATGGTTGTCCTCTCCGGCGCGCACACCCTCGGCGTCTCGCACTGCGACAGCTTCGCCGGTATCGGCAACCTCGGCGACCGGATCCACAACTTCAGCAGCTCAGCTGACGGT GTTGATCCGTCGCTGAGCAAGGCCTACGCACTTCTGCTCAGGAGCGTCTGCCCGTCCAACAGCAGCCAGTTCTTCCCAACGACGACGCCGTTCATGGACCTCATCACGCCGAACAAGTTCGACAACAAGTACTACGTGGGCCTGCAGAACAACCTTGGCCTCTTCATCTCGGACGCGGCGCTCATGACCAACGCGACGATGAGGACCCTGGTCAACTCCTTCGTGCGCAGCGAGTCCACGTGGAAGACCAAGTTCGCCAAGTCCATGCTCAAGATGGGGCAGATCGAGGTGATGACCGGGAGTCAGGGCGAGATCAGGCGCAACTGCAGGGTCGTCAACCCTGCTCGCACCGCCGGCGCCCATGACGATGCCGTCGCCGGGTCATCAGATTCTTCAGGATTCACTGGAGTAGCTGCAAGCTAA